The Plasmodium knowlesi strain H genome assembly, chromosome: 4 genome window below encodes:
- a CDS encoding HSP40, subfamily A, putative, which produces MFFSSGFPFDSMGGQQTRRKREVNNSKYYEVLNLKKNCTTDEVKKAYRKLAIIHHPDKGGDPEKFKEISRAYEVLSDEEKRKLYDEYGEEGLENGEQPTEATDLFDFILNAGKGKKKRGEDIVSEVKVTLEQLYNGATKKLAISKDVICANCEGHGGPKDAKVDCKQCNGRGTKTYMRYHSSVLHQTEVTCNGCRGKGKIFNEKDKCANCKGGCVLKTRKIIEVYIPKGAPNKHKIVFNGEADEKPNVITGNLVVILNEKPHQLFRREGVDLFISHKISLYESLTGFVAEIVHLDERKILVDCTNSGFVRHGDIREIAEEGMPTYKDPFKKGNLYITFEVEYPMDLIITNEKKEILKILKKQNEIEKKYDLENSECEVVTCQTVDKEYLKQRLSKQQQQDAYDDEDHQPEMEGQRVACAQQ; this is translated from the exons atgtttttctcttctggTTTCCCCTTTGATTCTATGGGCGGGCAACAAACCCGTAGGAAAAGAGAA GTGAACAATTCAAAATATTACGAAGttttgaatttaaaaaaaaactgcaccactgatgaagtaaaaaaagcGTACAGAAAATTAGCTATAATACATCACCCAGATAAGGGAGGAGACCCAGAGAAATTTAAGGAGATCTCGAGAGCATACGAAGTTCTGtctgatgaggaaaaaaggaaattgtaCGACGAATACGGAGAGGAAGGTCTCGAAAATGGAGAACAGCCAACCGAAGCAACCGATCTGTTTGACTTCATACTGAATgcaggaaaggggaagaaaaagagaggaGAAGATATTGTAAGTGAAGTGAAGGTAACTCTGGAGCAGTTATACAACGGAGCAACGAAGAAATTAGCCATAAGTAAAGATGTTATATGTGCTAATTGTGAAGGTCATGGTGGACCAAAGGATGCCAAAGTGGATTGCAAACAATGTAACGGAAGAGGAACAAAGACGTACATGAGATATCACTCCAGTGTACTACACCAGACGGAGGTAACCTGCAATGGCTGtagaggaaagggaaaaatatttaacgaaaaggataaatgtgcaaattgTAAAGGAGGATGCGTTTTAAagacaagaaaaattatcgaaGTGTATATTCCAAAGGGAGCCCCCAATAAACATAAAATTGTATTCAATGGGGAAGCGGACGAAAAACCAAATGTAATTACAGGAAATCTTGTGGTCATACTGAATGAGAAGCCGCATCAGTTATTCAGAAGAGAAGGAGTTGACTTATTTATCTCACATAAAATTTCCTTGTATGAATCGTTAACCGGTTTTGTTGCAGAGATTGTGCACTTagatgaaaggaaaattctAGTCGACTGTACAAACTCTGGATTTGTGAGACATGGAGACATTAGGGAAATAGCGGAAGAGGGAATGCCAACATATAAGGATccatttaaaaagggaaacctATACATTACCTTTGAAGTGGAATACCCCATGGATTTAATTATaacaaatgagaagaaggaaattttgaaaattttgaagaagcaAAATGAAATTGAGAAGAAGTACGATTTGGAAAATAGTGAATGTGAAGTCGTTACATGCCAGACGGTAGACAAGGAATATTTGAAACAGAGACTCAGCAAGCAGCAGCAGCAGGATGCCTACGATGACGAAGACCATCAGCCCGAGATGGAGGGTCAGAGAGTGGCCTGCGCGCAACAGTGA